One genomic window of Blastopirellula retiformator includes the following:
- a CDS encoding RNA polymerase sigma factor yields MSKADAAFQEAALDAAAVETYYRQHADRLQRFVWGVVRDAPTAADVVQATFVKFAALGGSVDPAARKSWLYQVAYREALAIRRRLATGRKVDERLQWLHAGWDSAAPDTELVRGELVDEVRQAIDRLPDDLKQIVNLRTYEEKTFAEIAEQLQIPLGTALGRMRNALAKLKTSLAKLNQQTKREN; encoded by the coding sequence TTGAGTAAGGCAGACGCCGCATTCCAAGAGGCGGCGCTTGATGCGGCCGCCGTTGAAACGTACTACCGCCAGCATGCCGATCGATTGCAACGATTCGTCTGGGGCGTGGTGCGCGACGCGCCCACGGCGGCCGATGTGGTTCAAGCGACGTTCGTTAAATTTGCCGCCTTGGGCGGCTCGGTAGATCCAGCCGCTCGCAAGAGCTGGCTCTACCAAGTCGCCTATCGCGAAGCCTTAGCGATTCGCCGCCGCTTGGCGACGGGCCGCAAGGTGGACGAGCGATTGCAATGGCTGCACGCAGGGTGGGACTCGGCGGCGCCCGATACCGAGTTGGTTCGCGGAGAGTTGGTGGACGAAGTTCGCCAGGCGATCGATCGCCTGCCGGACGACTTGAAGCAGATCGTTAACCTGCGGACCTACGAAGAGAAGACGTTCGCCGAAATCGCCGAGCAGCTGCAGATCCCGCTCGGGACCGCACTGGGGCGGATGCGAAATGCGCTCGCCAAGTTGAAAACTTCGCTCGCCAAACTGAATCAACAAACGAAACGCGAAAACTAA
- a CDS encoding anti-sigma factor, which yields MNQLPETDDFDLTALRYLAGELSPAETAAFENLLADDVVIGDATAGERLADVVELTAAMLTVSSAPDARTTRGGLAAAPTHRFSIWTAVLAASILVALTGGLITLLASGDDAETRLAQSWLDSSEAVEEMMQVDDLLVAEQTLAPQLDVLPLVETDDLDWDTPPAWMLAAVELDQQDDLDREAAAEEVNQ from the coding sequence ATGAATCAACTCCCGGAAACTGACGACTTCGATCTCACCGCTTTGCGGTATCTGGCAGGCGAGCTTTCGCCGGCCGAGACGGCGGCGTTTGAGAATCTCTTAGCGGACGACGTAGTGATCGGCGACGCCACCGCGGGCGAACGCCTGGCCGACGTCGTCGAGCTGACCGCAGCGATGTTGACCGTCTCGAGTGCGCCGGATGCGCGGACGACGCGAGGCGGTCTCGCTGCGGCGCCCACACATCGGTTCTCGATCTGGACCGCCGTGTTGGCCGCTTCCATCTTGGTCGCCCTGACAGGCGGATTGATCACGCTGCTCGCTTCTGGCGACGACGCCGAAACCCGGCTCGCCCAATCGTGGCTCGATTCGTCGGAAGCCGTCGAAGAGATGATGCAGGTGGATGACCTGTTGGTCGCCGAGCAAACGCTAGCGCCGCAGCTTGACGTGCTCCCCTTGGTCGAGACGGACGATCTTGATTGGGATACGCCGCCCGCTTGGATGTTGGCCGCCGTAGAGCTGGATCAGCAGGACGATCTTGATCGAGAAGCCGCCGCCGAAGAGGTGAACCAATGA
- a CDS encoding ABC transporter permease subunit, with amino-acid sequence MFIGPVFTREAAVTPRRSKFYTYRTVYVAALFLLMCTAWLVMAGTQIIRNVGDMARFGAVLFQILAPIQLSLVIFFAAFSSASAVAQEKDKKTLILLLMTRLNNSELVLGKMLASLLNVLVLILAALPLFTAIVLFGGVSPSQIIYVFLVTFFTTIAAGSLGSTLALWREKTFQTLALTALTIVFWLGFCEAIAAGALNRLIGDLPLGMAPATLATALSPIRAVLEAARPFPTLSTDLGVFGNPIWLYLAIAAATTLVLNGLAIGLVRVWNPSREARRDAGPKAETQESIWGAEHDLAQNDKQAAGDDETRRAEHVDARTRKMASKHREVWDNPVLWRETQTWAYGRKVIIIRIVYMLLVAAAAVALHQLIASHAAKSVIDQAGAIIPDAAQALTPLYLVSMVIVNALAVTSITNERDGRSLDILLVTDLTPREFIFGKLAGVLWVTKEMVVAPLLLTLYLWWQGGMYTENLVFLSLGLAVMYLFVTTLGIHCGMIYASSRVAIGVSLGTVFFLFLGVITCILLMISFSDSFHFQLFPFLGFIAGGGLGLYVTIGHRNPSGAIALAAFMVPLATFYAITTLLLNKNLEVFLVTVFAYGFTTCAMLIPAIFEFDVEMGRTSGQDDS; translated from the coding sequence TTGTTTATCGGGCCTGTCTTTACGCGAGAAGCCGCCGTGACCCCGCGGCGCAGCAAGTTTTACACTTACCGCACCGTCTACGTCGCCGCCCTGTTCCTGCTGATGTGCACCGCCTGGCTGGTGATGGCGGGGACGCAAATCATTCGCAACGTGGGGGATATGGCCCGGTTTGGCGCGGTTCTCTTCCAGATTTTGGCGCCGATTCAGCTGAGTCTGGTGATTTTTTTCGCCGCCTTCTCCTCGGCCAGCGCCGTCGCGCAAGAAAAAGACAAGAAGACGCTGATCCTGCTGCTGATGACCCGGCTGAACAACTCGGAGCTGGTCCTGGGCAAGATGCTGGCCAGTCTGCTGAACGTGCTGGTGCTGATCCTGGCGGCCCTGCCGCTGTTTACGGCAATCGTGCTATTTGGCGGCGTTTCCCCCTCACAAATCATTTATGTCTTTCTGGTCACGTTCTTTACGACGATCGCCGCCGGCAGTTTGGGCTCGACCCTGGCGTTGTGGCGTGAGAAGACCTTCCAGACGTTGGCCCTGACCGCCCTGACGATCGTGTTTTGGCTCGGCTTCTGCGAAGCGATCGCCGCCGGAGCCCTCAACAGGCTGATTGGCGACTTGCCGCTGGGGATGGCCCCGGCGACGCTGGCGACCGCCCTGAGTCCGATTCGGGCCGTGCTGGAAGCGGCTCGCCCGTTTCCGACCCTGTCTACCGATCTCGGCGTCTTCGGCAATCCGATCTGGCTCTATCTGGCAATTGCCGCGGCAACGACCTTGGTGCTGAACGGCTTGGCGATCGGGCTGGTTCGCGTCTGGAATCCGTCGCGAGAAGCCCGCCGTGACGCTGGTCCGAAAGCGGAAACCCAAGAGTCAATCTGGGGCGCCGAACATGACCTGGCCCAAAACGACAAACAGGCCGCCGGAGACGACGAAACGCGTCGCGCCGAGCATGTCGACGCCCGGACTCGCAAAATGGCCTCCAAGCATCGCGAGGTGTGGGACAACCCGGTTCTTTGGCGCGAAACGCAGACCTGGGCGTACGGTCGCAAAGTGATCATCATTCGCATCGTCTACATGCTGTTGGTCGCCGCGGCTGCGGTGGCGCTGCATCAGCTGATCGCCAGCCATGCCGCCAAGTCAGTCATCGATCAGGCGGGCGCCATCATTCCGGACGCAGCTCAGGCGCTCACCCCGCTCTACCTGGTCAGCATGGTGATCGTGAACGCCCTGGCGGTCACCTCGATCACTAACGAGCGGGACGGTAGATCACTCGATATTCTGTTGGTGACCGATCTGACCCCACGCGAGTTTATCTTCGGCAAGCTGGCAGGCGTGCTGTGGGTGACCAAGGAAATGGTGGTCGCGCCGCTGCTGCTGACCCTTTATCTCTGGTGGCAAGGGGGAATGTACACCGAGAATCTCGTCTTCCTATCGCTCGGCCTGGCGGTGATGTATTTGTTTGTGACGACGCTGGGAATTCACTGCGGCATGATCTATGCCAGCAGCCGCGTGGCGATCGGCGTGAGCCTGGGAACGGTTTTCTTCCTGTTCCTCGGCGTGATTACCTGTATATTGCTGATGATCTCGTTTAGCGACTCGTTCCACTTCCAGCTCTTCCCGTTCCTCGGGTTTATCGCTGGCGGCGGTTTGGGGCTGTACGTGACGATCGGGCATCGCAATCCTTCGGGAGCGATCGCACTTGCGGCCTTCATGGTGCCGCTGGCGACGTTCTACGCGATTACGACGCTGCTGCTGAACAAGAATTTGGAAGTCTTCCTGGTGACGGTTTTCGCCTACGGCTTTACGACCTGCGCTATGCTGATTCCAGCGATCTTTGAATTTGACGTCGAAATGGGGAGAACGTCGGGGCAAGATGACTCGTAA